A genomic segment from Lignipirellula cremea encodes:
- a CDS encoding amidase, which translates to MQAPESKPPLDRRQWLALLASAGLGTVVFQRAVASAAERGPITATMIEQAEWIAGLELSPEQRDSLVARIERAQGHIEVLREIELDYDVPPALLFDPEPGHPPDCEPFDRKVQTISQAPVELPLEEDELAFLPVSQLAGLLREKKVSSVELTKLYLRRLQKFDPVLYCVVSLTEELALRQAAAADKEIAAGRYRGPLHGIPWGAKDLISYPGYKTTWGAAPFQEQRLQTKATVAQRLDDAGAVLAAKLSMGALAWGDRWFGGMTRNPWFPDQGSNGSSAGSASATVAGLVGFSLGSETLGSIVSPSKRCGASGLRPTFGRVSRYGCMSLSWSMDKLGPICRSIEDCALVFAAIAGRDGRDGTVVDRPFAWPPERKVSTLTVGYQPSDTAPEDRPELQVLRDLGVKLKPIELPGPYPAWASSLILNVEAATVFDPLTRQKSEDIGLWPNVLRQGQMVPAVEYLRANRVRTLLMQQMKELMKGVDAYIDLDGDDLAITNLTGHPSAVLPNGFIGQGDAVLPQSIVFTGQLYGESDLLALAHAYQKATGFHLRHPSLKTAQETPPAP; encoded by the coding sequence ATGCAGGCTCCCGAATCGAAACCGCCGCTGGATCGCCGTCAGTGGCTGGCTTTGCTTGCAAGCGCGGGGCTGGGGACGGTTGTTTTTCAAAGGGCCGTGGCGTCGGCGGCCGAACGCGGGCCGATCACTGCGACCATGATCGAACAGGCCGAGTGGATCGCCGGACTGGAACTGTCGCCCGAGCAACGCGACAGCCTCGTCGCCCGGATCGAAAGGGCGCAAGGCCATATCGAGGTGTTAAGGGAAATCGAACTGGACTACGACGTCCCGCCGGCGCTGCTCTTTGATCCGGAACCTGGGCATCCGCCCGATTGCGAACCGTTCGACCGGAAAGTGCAGACCATTAGCCAGGCGCCGGTCGAGCTGCCGCTGGAAGAGGACGAACTGGCCTTTCTGCCGGTCTCCCAGCTGGCCGGGCTGCTCCGCGAGAAGAAGGTCTCCTCGGTCGAACTGACGAAACTCTACCTGCGGCGGCTGCAGAAATTTGATCCCGTGTTGTACTGCGTCGTCTCCCTGACCGAGGAACTGGCCCTCCGCCAGGCAGCCGCCGCCGACAAAGAGATTGCCGCCGGTCGCTACCGCGGACCGCTGCACGGCATTCCCTGGGGCGCCAAAGACCTGATCTCTTATCCGGGCTACAAAACGACCTGGGGCGCGGCGCCGTTCCAGGAGCAACGTCTGCAAACCAAGGCGACCGTCGCCCAGCGGCTGGATGATGCGGGAGCCGTGCTGGCGGCCAAACTGTCGATGGGAGCGCTCGCCTGGGGCGATCGCTGGTTTGGCGGGATGACACGCAACCCGTGGTTTCCTGACCAGGGATCGAACGGCTCCTCCGCTGGCAGCGCCTCGGCGACAGTCGCCGGGCTGGTCGGATTTTCTCTGGGCAGCGAAACGCTGGGCAGTATCGTCTCGCCATCGAAACGCTGCGGGGCGAGCGGCCTGCGTCCGACTTTCGGCCGCGTCAGTCGGTATGGGTGCATGTCGCTCTCCTGGAGCATGGACAAACTGGGGCCCATTTGCCGCAGTATTGAGGATTGCGCCCTGGTGTTCGCTGCGATTGCCGGCCGCGATGGGCGGGACGGCACGGTCGTGGATCGGCCCTTCGCCTGGCCTCCGGAACGGAAAGTTTCCACACTGACGGTCGGCTACCAGCCTTCCGACACCGCCCCGGAGGACCGGCCCGAGCTGCAGGTGCTGCGCGACCTGGGCGTCAAGCTGAAGCCGATCGAACTGCCAGGACCGTATCCGGCCTGGGCGTCGTCGCTGATCCTGAATGTCGAAGCGGCCACCGTCTTCGACCCGCTGACCCGTCAAAAATCAGAAGATATCGGCCTGTGGCCGAATGTGTTGCGGCAGGGGCAAATGGTGCCGGCGGTGGAATACCTGCGGGCGAATCGCGTTCGCACCCTGCTGATGCAACAAATGAAAGAGCTGATGAAAGGGGTCGACGCCTATATTGATCTCGATGGCGATGACCTGGCGATCACCAATCTGACCGGGCATCCCAGCGCCGTGCTGCCGAACGGCTTTATTGGCCAGGGAGACGCCGTTTTGCCGCAGAGCATCGTCTTCACCGGGCAGCTTTACGGCGAAAGCGATCTCCTGGCTTTGGCGCACGCCTATCAAAAGGCGACCGGCTTCCATTTGCGGCATCCGTCTTTGAAAACCGCGCAGGAAACGCCTCCTGCGCCGTAG
- the dapF gene encoding diaminopimelate epimerase has product MRFTKMQGAGNDYVYVDCFQEPVPSDPAALARSIADRHFGVGGDGLILIRPSEQADARMQMFNADGSEAEMCGNGLRCVAKFVYDHGISRRDQLRLETKAGVLSVKVEAANGKVERVQVDMGEPILAAEKIPTTLPGDPVVNSPLTVAGQEFLATCVSMGNPHCVIYTDCADDNLVLGVGPQIETGPWFPARTNVEFIEVLSPTEVRQRTWERGSGETLACGTGASAVCVAGVLTGRTERRLTVHLLGGDLELFWNETDNHVYMTGPAVEVFSGDWPV; this is encoded by the coding sequence ATGCGTTTCACCAAGATGCAAGGCGCCGGCAATGACTATGTCTATGTCGACTGCTTTCAAGAACCCGTTCCGTCCGATCCTGCCGCGCTCGCGCGGAGCATTGCGGACCGCCATTTTGGCGTGGGCGGCGACGGCCTGATTCTGATTCGCCCTAGCGAGCAGGCCGACGCGAGGATGCAGATGTTCAATGCCGACGGTTCCGAAGCGGAAATGTGCGGCAACGGACTGCGCTGTGTCGCCAAGTTCGTGTACGACCACGGCATCTCCCGCCGGGATCAGCTGCGGCTGGAAACCAAGGCGGGCGTCCTGTCCGTCAAGGTCGAGGCGGCCAACGGGAAAGTCGAACGGGTGCAGGTGGATATGGGCGAGCCGATCCTGGCCGCGGAAAAAATCCCGACCACCTTGCCGGGCGATCCGGTCGTGAATTCCCCCTTGACGGTTGCCGGACAGGAATTTCTGGCAACCTGCGTCTCGATGGGTAATCCGCATTGCGTAATCTATACCGATTGTGCCGATGATAACCTGGTGCTGGGAGTGGGACCGCAGATCGAAACGGGCCCCTGGTTCCCGGCGCGGACCAATGTCGAATTTATCGAAGTCCTTTCGCCCACCGAGGTGCGGCAGCGCACCTGGGAACGCGGTTCCGGAGAAACCCTGGCCTGCGGCACGGGCGCCAGCGCCGTGTGCGTGGCGGGCGTGCTGACCGGGCGCACCGAACGACGCCTGACGGTGCATCTGCTGGGCGGGGATCTCGAACTGTTCTGGAACGAAACAGACAATCATGTATATATGACAGGACCAGCGGTCGAGGTTTTCTCCGGCGACTGGCCCGTTTAA